A section of the Triplophysa dalaica isolate WHDGS20190420 chromosome 8, ASM1584641v1, whole genome shotgun sequence genome encodes:
- the med4 gene encoding mediator of RNA polymerase II transcription subunit 4: MQETVMAAAEKPTKEKLLSTLDDIDVLSRELIEMLALSRTQKMPQPGEDTQILELLVQRDKEFQELMQTAVEQGRVNQEMQTLEKEVEKRDTDIQQLQKQLKEAEHILATAVYQAKEKLKSIEKARKGSISSEEIIKYAHRISASNAVCAPLNWIPGDPRRPYPTDLEMRSGMLGHMSNMSTNGVNGHLPGDALAAGRLPDVLTPQYPWPSTDVSMGILPPHHGNDFGLEPPGHNKENEDDVEAMSTDSSSSSSDSD; the protein is encoded by the exons ATGCAGGAAACAGTCATGGCGGCGGCGGAAAAACCCACGAAAGAAAAGCTGTTGTCCACTTTGGATGATATTGATGTTTTATCCAG AGAGCTTATAGAGATGCTGGCGCTGTCCAGGACACAGAAGATGCCCCAACCGGGAGAGGACACACAG ATTTTGGAGCTGTTGGTGCAGCGAGATAAAGAGTTCCAGGAGTTGATGCAGACGGCTGTGGAGCAGGGCAGAGTGAATCAGGAGATGCAAACGTTGGAGAAGGAAGTGGAGAAGAGAGACACTGATATCCAGCAGCTACAGAAACAACTCAAAGAGGCAGAACACATACTG GCCACTGCTGTCTACCAAGCCAAAGAGAAACTCAAGTCTATTGAAAAAGCAAGGAAAG GGAGTATCTCTTCAGAAGAAATCATTAAATATGCTCACAGGATCAGTGCCAGTAATGCAGTGTGTGCACCTCTAAACTGGATCCCTG GTGACCCCCGCAGGCCATACCCCACTGACCTGGAGATGCGTAGTGGAATGCTTGGTCATATGAGTAACATGTCAACCAATGGTGTGAATGGACATCTGCCTGGAGACGCACTAGCTGCTGGGAGATTACCAG ATGTGCTAACCCCACAGTATCCTTGGCCGTCCACTGATGTTTCCATGGGGATTCTGCCTCCTCACCATGGCAACGATTTTGGCCTAGAGCCACCCGGtcataacaaagaaaatgaagatgatgttGAAGCTATGTCAACAGATTCCTCCAGCAGCAGCAGTGACTCAgattaa
- the itm2bb gene encoding integral membrane protein 2Bb isoform X1 produces MVKVSFNKALGQKDPKKETLISSVQDLEGAVFVRQQSKVWCWCFCLGLGLVLSGVLVGGAYLYRYYVHEGRGYLETIPLSLATDRDIPEGAFFCGVGYYEENSDVTDDIYVDLPLRYIEENVSFLENDEVELIRVPVPEFRESDAADIVHDFKMRLTAYLDLDLDKCYIITLNLSIVMPPKDFQDFLRKINAGTYLPQSYLVHEEMMITEKLESTSELGFSINKLCKDKDMYRLQRRDTILGMQKREALNCRKIRHFENKFVVETMICEP; encoded by the exons atGGTCAAAGTATCTTTTAATAAGGCGCTCGGACAAAAGGATCCAAAAAAGGAAACTCTCATTTCAAGTGTTCAG GATCTGGAGGGGGCTGTGTTTGTGCGTCAGCAGTCTAAGGTGTGGTGCTGGTGCTTCTGTCTGGGATTGGGTCTCGTGCTCTCAGGTGTACTGGTGGGCGGAGCTTACCTGTATAGGTACTATGTTCATGAG GGTCGCGGGTACCTGGAGACTATCCCTCTATCTTTGGCCACAGACAGG GATATACCGGAGGGTGCGTTTTTCTGTGGGGTGGGATACTATGAGGAAAACTCTGATGTGACAGATGACATTTATGTGGATCTACCGCTGAGGTATATTGAGGAGAACGTGAGCTTTCTGGAGAACGATGAGGTGGAGCTCATTAGAGTACCGGTGCCGGAGTTCAGAGAAAGCGATGCGGCTGATATCGTGCATGACTTTAAAATG AGGTTGACTGCTTATCTGGATCTGGATTTGGACAAGTGCTACATCATTACACTCAACTTGTCTATCGTCATGCCACCCAAGGACTTTCAAGATTTTCTGAGAAAAATCAAC gCAGGAACATATCTTCCTCAGTCATACCTGGTGCACGAAGAGATGATGATTACAGAGAAGCTGGAAAGTACCAGTGAGTTGGGATTTTCCATCAATAAACTGTGCAAAGACAAAGACATGTACAGACTGCAGCGCAGAGACACAATACTGG GCATGCAGAAGCGCGAGGCCCTGAACTGCCGCAAGATTCGCCACTTTGAAAACAAGTTTGTTGTGGAGACCATGATCTGTGAACCTTGA
- the itm2bb gene encoding integral membrane protein 2Bb isoform X2 encodes MVKVSFNKALGQKDPKKETLISSVQDLEGAVFVRQQSKVWCWCFCLGLGLVLSGVLVGGAYLYRYYVHEDIPEGAFFCGVGYYEENSDVTDDIYVDLPLRYIEENVSFLENDEVELIRVPVPEFRESDAADIVHDFKMRLTAYLDLDLDKCYIITLNLSIVMPPKDFQDFLRKINAGTYLPQSYLVHEEMMITEKLESTSELGFSINKLCKDKDMYRLQRRDTILGMQKREALNCRKIRHFENKFVVETMICEP; translated from the exons atGGTCAAAGTATCTTTTAATAAGGCGCTCGGACAAAAGGATCCAAAAAAGGAAACTCTCATTTCAAGTGTTCAG GATCTGGAGGGGGCTGTGTTTGTGCGTCAGCAGTCTAAGGTGTGGTGCTGGTGCTTCTGTCTGGGATTGGGTCTCGTGCTCTCAGGTGTACTGGTGGGCGGAGCTTACCTGTATAGGTACTATGTTCATGAG GATATACCGGAGGGTGCGTTTTTCTGTGGGGTGGGATACTATGAGGAAAACTCTGATGTGACAGATGACATTTATGTGGATCTACCGCTGAGGTATATTGAGGAGAACGTGAGCTTTCTGGAGAACGATGAGGTGGAGCTCATTAGAGTACCGGTGCCGGAGTTCAGAGAAAGCGATGCGGCTGATATCGTGCATGACTTTAAAATG AGGTTGACTGCTTATCTGGATCTGGATTTGGACAAGTGCTACATCATTACACTCAACTTGTCTATCGTCATGCCACCCAAGGACTTTCAAGATTTTCTGAGAAAAATCAAC gCAGGAACATATCTTCCTCAGTCATACCTGGTGCACGAAGAGATGATGATTACAGAGAAGCTGGAAAGTACCAGTGAGTTGGGATTTTCCATCAATAAACTGTGCAAAGACAAAGACATGTACAGACTGCAGCGCAGAGACACAATACTGG GCATGCAGAAGCGCGAGGCCCTGAACTGCCGCAAGATTCGCCACTTTGAAAACAAGTTTGTTGTGGAGACCATGATCTGTGAACCTTGA